From a region of the Dictyostelium discoideum AX4 chromosome 2 chromosome, whole genome shotgun sequence genome:
- a CDS encoding hypothetical protein (Similar to Dictyostelium discoideum (Slime mold). hypothetical 12.5 kDa protein) has translation MLSLKMINNYNCERLNKSSSEEVLFWKVFGNVYLLKLIFHHIHTTEWVVYDAYKKINVQNRWKFKDVYSLDWMILKKQYPLLINKIKFGDFILFDTISIKVLFSAIPKLKKQPPPPPPLTTTPSSNSTTKTLTLKAVKEKEKEEKRKEIEKEIENEKEIETLKYIIKLLLEKRRLEFEICDLTQLAVKTNCLDTLSLLLCEQYSTIVYPSTLEWAIENCDCSIVKQLLTYNNKQLLTEDIKKKAFFLASINTHYQNEMINLILDESLYKLPPPTPTPTPPPPPPTSSSPQHQKQIDQLSKNQNKKIKPDSNSDYHNYGNDDNENDNDDDDDDDYIFGDDYEEDNRDILDSYYDDYFGNHETLSEIERERVTEYPYIKFEKFLTITSIDTMSKLMDLKVVKPIARQHYQMDLFKFEFSLNQLLVYLRIYLSLFKKDYYFYSKLYETLEIKINNEIINNEKLDQSAKLKELRRLVVIHSRQETFYKQYILHYEESIDEFHRDFPYDRIDSSNLDSDCKKFLALLRYMGEFVAHKMPNRHKYFLEDLKKMKSSTSNDRWCPLLFKAIECVPGQLENFNITHKSIIDWIKNTNSIVINTAVCTSFTMVSYSLIELKHYAITEAFTNLDMEDNKKSLSYFCKKNWFVKFYLKEMEFCNVERLQEIEDFLTKNCLENPSSPININVDSYGSFDFKIDQQQQQQQQQQQQQQQQQQQQQQQQQQQQQKQQQKQPNQNIVDDQFDSDVFEKKIVALIEYLNKTNFKFIQHGMHAFLKKVIEHLPREISSTLVVNLNPLKFYLNSWLTASIITLNLKMVEFLINNLEAIEFEEQDFTRIQSVERNLFNSSLNLYHNHDEILVFDFVMSIFKTIVNKWRCTVNNDHQKEGGSGSGGSSGTIKSLPESCIVILNYFFEMIIQTKYITIEQVRMAHQFLCLNSIPIKHSLFHAFYYLKIRSAKFIKYILSRPGIETFFDVTMDSRYNSTREYFTERCFDIRDHLKYEMFTFDYVLGGESSSSGGASSTAASFDEILQNLFDQLSNDICFKENIVHNFYQLSKNADLSFCLDIRRVDLFFKHLDIIQSHLKDTTSEDYVLKSNDPFPIQEYSYNSPMTTILPTSQLFSGGREFPKPYLPFCERNTIQYDHCIFKPLTIINSFDYSEKVLDLIFMVITDLELIQKFLEYNFHVIQFEDTLFSKSLHWSRFDISTFLLANFDIQFFSFPRFALDTHYSFYQEAVFILNNHFDKVRYPNKFKYDLNVFNDTTFPIAFLSVLIDFLSKRKNSNHYEKFMNIETRKDALIKLLRIQRDTYGASNVDDDMDADDINFETSFQKEKQCRAILIQPETQSLLKSIYDDFKIELDKKREKEKLTGEAEYLDSDDNLFLSAFIVGDIKLCDLLLCHYYHPIQFKITKSAITKAIKDQKIHIIKYYYNGHHLNLLNNNIKNDKTLSDHLLKELLNHNDYKFDLNWL, from the coding sequence ttTTGGTAAcgtttatttattgaaattaatatttcatcATATTCATACAACAGAATGGGTAGTTTACGATGCctataaaaagataaatgtTCAAAATCGTTGGAAATTTAAAGATGTTTATTCATTGGATTGgatgattttaaagaaacaatatccattattaattaataaaattaaatttggtgattttattttatttgatacaATATCGATcaaagttttattttcagcgattccaaaattaaaaaaacaaccaccaccaccaccaccacttacaacaacaccatcatcCAATTCAACTACCAAAACATTAACACTTAAAGcagtaaaagaaaaagaaaaagaagagaaaagaaaagagattgaaaaagagattgaaaatgaaaaagagattgaaacattaaaatatattatcaaattattgTTAGAGAAGAGAAGATtggaatttgaaatttgtgATCTAACACAATTGGCCGTTAAAACCAATTGTTTAGATACTCTTTCATTACTACTTTGTGAACAATATTCAACCATTGTTTATCCATCAACTTTAGAATGGGCAATTGAAAATTGTGATTGTTCAATagtaaaacaattattaacatataataataaacaattattaactgaggatataaaaaagaaagcATTTTTTTTAGCATCAATTAATACTCATTATCAAAATGAAatgattaatttaatattagatGAATCACTTTAtaaattaccaccaccaacaccaacaccaacaccaccaccaccaccaccaacatcatcatcaccacaacATCAAAAGCAAATTgatcaattatcaaaaaatcaaaataaaaagattaaacCAGATTCAAATAGTGATTATCATAATTatggtaatgatgataatgaaaatgataatgatgatgatgatgatgatgattatatTTTTGGTGACGATTATGAAGAAGATAATAGAGATATATTGGATAGTTATTATGATGATTATTTTGGAAATCATGAAACATTATCAGAGattgaaagagaaagagTTACAGAATATccatatataaaatttgaaaagtttttaaCAATTACCTCAATCGATACAATGAGTAAATTAATGGATTTAAAAGTAGTGAAACCAATTGCCCGTCAGCATTACCAAATGgatttattcaaatttgaATTCTCATTAAACCAATTATTAGTTTACCTTAGAATTTATTTATCACTAttcaaaaaagattattacttttattcaAAACTTTATGAAACATTAGAAATTAagattaataatgaaattataaataatgaaaaattggATCAATCTGCCAAATTAAAAGAGTTAAGAAGGTTAGTTGTAATTCATTCACGTCAAGAAACTTTCTATAAACAATATATTCTACATTATGAAGAGTCAATCGATGAATTTCATAGGGACTTTCCATATGATAGAATCGATTCATCAAATCTCGATAGTGATTGTAAAAAGTTTTTAGCACTCCTTAGGTATATGGGTGAGTTTGTAGCCCATAAAATGCCAAATAGACACAAGTATTTCTTGGaggatttaaagaaaatgaaatcatCAACTTCCAATGATAGATGGTgcccattattatttaaagcgATAGAATGTGTTCCTGGTCAAttggaaaattttaatatcacacataaatcaattatagattggattaaaaatacaaattcaattgtCATTAATACAGCAGTTTGTACATCATTCACTATGGTCTCATActctttaattgaattaaagcATTATGCAATTACTGAAGCTTTCACAAATTTAGATATGgaagataataaaaagagTTTATCTTATTTTTGTAAGAAAAATTGGtttgttaaattttatttaaaagaaatggaGTTTTGTAACGTTGAAAGACTTCAAGAGATTGaagattttttaacaaaaaattgTCTTGAAAatccatcatcaccaattaatataaatgttGATAGTTATGGtagttttgattttaaaattgatcaacaacaacaacaacaacaacaacaacaacaacaacaacaacaacaacaacaacaacaacaacaacaacaacaacaacaacaacaaaaacaacaacaaaaacaacccAATCAAAATATTGTTGATGATCAATTTGATTCAGATGtttttgaaaagaaaatagttgctttaattgaatatcttaataaaacaaatttcaaattcattcaGCATGGCATGCAtgcatttttaaaaaaagttattgaaCATTTACCAAGAGAAATTAGTAGTACTTTggttgtaaatttaaatccacTTAAATTTTATCTAAATAGTTGGTTAACAGCTTCAATCAttacattaaatttaaagatggtagaatttttaattaataatttagagGCAATAGAATTTGAAGAACAAGATTTCACAAGAATTCAATCAGTTGAAAGAAATTTATTCAATAGTTCTTTGAATCTTTATCATAATCATGATGAAATATTGGTATTTGATTTCGTAAtgtcaatatttaaaacaattgtaaataaatggAGATGTACGGTAAATAATGATCATCAGAAAGaaggtggtagtggtagtggtggtagcaGTGGTACtataaaatcattaccaGAATCATGTatagtaattttaaattatttctttgaAATGATAATTCAAACAAAATATATAACAATTGAACAAGTTAGGATGGCTCATCAATTCCtttgtttaaattcaataccaATCAAACATTCATTGTTTCATGCTTTCTATTATCTAAAGATTAGATCAGCCAAATTTATAAAGTACATTTTATCAAGACCAGGTATTGAAACATTCTTTGATGTAACAATGGATTCTCGTTATAATAGTACAAGAGAATATTTCACTGAAAGATGTTTTGATATTAGAGATCATTTAAAGTATGAAATGTTTACATTTGATTATGTATTGGGTGGCgaaagtagtagtagtggagGAGCATCATCAACAGCAGCATCATTTGATGAAATTCTTCAAAATCTTTTCGatcaattatcaaatgatattTGTTTCAAGGAGAATATAGTTCATAATTTTTATCAACTTTCAAAGAATGCagatttatcattttgttTAGATATTAGAAGAGTGGATCTTTTCTTTAAACATTTAGATATAATTCAATCTCATTTAAAGGATACAACATCTGAGGATTATGTATTGAAATCAAATGATCCATTCCCAATTCAAGAGTATTCCTATAATTCACCAATGACAACGATATTACCAACAAGTCAATTATTTAGTGGTGGTAGAGAATTTCCAAAACCATACCTACCATTTTGTGAAAGAAATACAATACAATATGACCATTGTATATTCAAACCATTAACAATCataaattcatttgattACTCTGAAAAGGTATTGGATTTAATATTCATGGTCATTACAGATTTAGAACTTATTCAAAAGTTTTTAGAATATAATTTTCATGTCATTCAATTTGAAGATACTTTATTCTCAAAATCATTACATTGGAGCAGATTTGATATTTCAACATTTCTTTTAGCAAATTTTGATATTCAATTCTTTTCATTCCCACGTTTTGCTTTGGATACTCATTATAGTTTTTATCAAGAGGCTGTCTTCATATTAAACAATCACTTTGATAAAGTTAGATACCCAAATAAATTCAAGTATGACTTAAATGTTTTCAATGATACAACTTTTCCAATTGCATTCCTCAGTGTTTTAATCGATTTCTTATCAAAGAGAAAGAATTCAAATCATTATGAAAAATTTATGAATATTGAAACTCGTAAGGATGCTTTAATCAAATTACTTAGAATTCAAAGAGATACTTATGGTGCATcaaatgttgatgatgatatggATGCCGATGATATTAACTTTGAAACTTCTTtccaaaaagaaaaacaatgtAGAGCAATTCTAATTCAACCTGAAACTCAATcacttttaaaatcaatttatgatgattttaaaatagaattggataaaaaaagagaaaaagaaaaattaactGGAGAAGCTGAATACTTGGATTCCGATGATAATTTGTTTCTTAGTGCTTTCATTGttggtgatattaaattGTGTGACCTTTTACTttgtcattattatcatccaattcaatttaaaattacaaaatctGCAATTACAAAAGCAATTAAAGATCAAAAAATTCatatcattaaatattattataatggtcatcatttaaatttattaaataataatattaaaaatgataaaacattatctgatcatttattaaaagaattattaaatcataatgattataaatttgatttaaattggttataa